The stretch of DNA TATCCATAGTCTGGTTCTTCATCTGTATTGATCCAATCCATTTTAAATACTTGAATTGGCTCTTTAAATACGTTTTTACTTTCTAAATTCTGTCCGGTAACTGTTATTTCAATATATTCTAATCTGTTGTAGTATGTGTCTATATTAAAAGTGCATGATGTATCATTCCAGCTTGTTGGATGTCCTGAGTCTTGCTGATATTCTCCAAATGATTTTATTGTTACATTATCACGTAAATTTCCAGGTATTGATGCCGTTATATTCCAGATACTTATATCTCTTGTATTGTCAAAATTAATTTTACAATACATCCTTGTTATTCCTGTTTTTCCTGAAAGTGGAGAAGTATAATTTAATGCTGTTCCTGTCCATGTTGTGAGTGTGCCTGCCGTTTGATAGACTTCAGTTACTGTTTTATTGCTTGCAGATAACATTGCTTCTTTTAATGAAAATTTCCGGGCGTTATTAGTGAATTTTATTTCTTTAAATGCTTTATTTGAATTTACTACTGCGTAACCTTCTTTAAAGCTCCCATCTGTTTGATTTGACATTGAAAACCTTATTCGGGTTCCTTTTCCTGCATTTAAGGCCGGTACTTTTATTGTTTTCTTTAAATACTTGTTATCAAATGTTTTTATGTAAAAATCAAGGGTTGTATTTTTTGAAGCTCCAGAACCATAATTAGCTATTTCAACAGCATAACCCGGAACATATTTTGGATAAGTGCTAAATCCTTCATAATTGTTTGGTGAAACTTTTACAATGCTTAAATCTGGCGTATAAGCTGCGTTAGTTTCTGGAAAATTAAAAAAAGCGGTTATTAATAGAGTTAATACTATTATTCCCGCTATTCCTTGATACCTATTCATAATACCACCTTAATTAATGGTACTATCATAAAAAAGAAGAATCCTCCATCATCTTCACTGTCTGAATAGTCTCCTGAATCATCCCAATAATCAGCGTCTGGGTTATATCCTGGGTCGTAACTATCTGGTATGTAATCTTGGCTGTCGTCTTCCATTGTTATATTCTGTTCTATGTCATCTCCGCCTGCTGCACCTGTTAAATCATCGAATAAAGGGTCTAACATATCTAGTAAATCTTGATTATTGTCTGTTTCATTGTTAGTCTGATTAGTTTGATTTGTTGTATTCTGGTTGTTATTTGTGTTATTGTCTTGATTATCTGTTAACCAATCTATTAAATTGTCTGTATCGTCGTTATTATCATTATTGTTTGTATTATCGGTTACTTTGTCTGTTGTTTTATCTACTGCGTTTGTTTTTGTATAAGGTGTATAATTTGAGCTTCCTGTTTTATAATTAGATGATTTAGTACCATTATTTTTTAAATTCCCTGTAATTTTATCTATGAAATCACTTAAAGCATTACTACTGTTTGTTTTTTTAAGAGTTGAATTATTTCCATCTGCTAAAATACCATATTCAGGCATTCCATAAACTACACCATATGCCAAGGGTACTAATAATAATAAAAGTACTAAGCATAAGGCTTTTTCTTGTTTATTACCTGTTTGAATTCTAGATTTTTCTTTTTTAGGCATTACCATTCTTGTTTTTTTGAAAGGGTATAGAAAAGCTACTCCTTTTTTTGTAATTGTATCTAACAGTATATGCCCTAGAAATCCACTTGCAAATGCTATTCCCATTTGTATATTAAATAAAAAGCTCGCTATAACTGGAATTAACCAAATTATAGAATGTCCCCAGCTTCGATGTTCTCCTATTGCTCTTTCAATCAAATCAGGCATTATAGAGATCCATGCTGTGAACAATATCCCTGCTATTGTAAAAGGTTGATCTAATAACCAAACTAACAGGGCGTATAATAAAATTCCTAAAGTTATATGAGTATAATATCTCATAATAACCACCTGTTTTATTTTACAAAATATAAAATTGTTCTCGTGACTAAAATAGACATTATAACTGCTGTCATTACTTTATCACTCGAAATTAAGCTTAGTTTATATAAACAAAGAAAAATTAAAACTCCTATTATTAAAATGAATGGTATTGTAATATTCATTTCTGCTCTGCTTTCTTCCTGTTCTTCTTTATTTATGAGTTTAAAAGTTTTATAAAATCCATAAGCTTCTTTTTTATGAATTCCAAATGTAGAACCCACCATTACTATAAATGGATTACCAACTAAACTCATCCAATATTGAGCTGATGTTCTTGTTAGTCTTTCAAAGTGGTTAAAAATAATAACTAATTTATTTTTTTTGTTTCTTTTCTTTAAAAGTTCTTTTAGCTGGTCTTTGGTCTTTTTTGATAGTTGTTCTTCTGATTCAATATTTTTGATTTCTTGTAATTTTGAAACTTCTCGGATTACTTTAATCATTTTTGACTTAATAGGATCTGTTTCATTTATATAAACTGCTCTATATCTTTCTTTTATTAAATCTGCATACTCATATGTATTTTTTTTCCAAATTAAGCTATTTTTTCCATTTTTAATATTTTCAAAAATCCTTTCTAAAATCTCTTCTTTTTCCATTTTAGATCAATTTTGTTTGTGATTCATTACTTATTAGCTCGTTAAAAGTTATTCCTTTTAATTCTGCAGTGTTATAATCTAATGAAAACCCTTTAATCCCCACATTTAGATATTGAAGTTCTACAAATCGCCAATTTGACCTATTTAAAAATTTAGCTGCTATGTATGCTTTTGCCTTAAATCTCTGTGCAAATGTCCTTAATGTATAAACCTGCTTACTTCTAACTCTTATTAAACTTGTATGGCTTGTTTTCACTTCTAAAATTAATGTTTGTTCTCCGTCTGCTGCAAATATATCGGGGTTTGAAATTCCAGAGGCTGCAAGCCTGCAAGCTGAGAAATCATTATCTTTAAACAATTTCACTAAATCTTGCTCATGCTTTATTCCCATTCTTTTTATTTGTTTGGGCGTCATAAGCTCTGATTTCATTGGTAAGCCCCTAATATTTTTGTTTTAATTCCTACTTTGTGATAAAAGGGTTTATATCCATAATGTTTTGTTATTAATGAAGGGTCAAATCTT from Methanobacterium veterum encodes:
- a CDS encoding CARDB domain-containing protein, which gives rise to MNRYQGIAGIIVLTLLITAFFNFPETNAAYTPDLSIVKVSPNNYEGFSTYPKYVPGYAVEIANYGSGASKNTTLDFYIKTFDNKYLKKTIKVPALNAGKGTRIRFSMSNQTDGSFKEGYAVVNSNKAFKEIKFTNNARKFSLKEAMLSASNKTVTEVYQTAGTLTTWTGTALNYTSPLSGKTGITRMYCKINFDNTRDISIWNITASIPGNLRDNVTIKSFGEYQQDSGHPTSWNDTSCTFNIDTYYNRLEYIEITVTGQNLESKNVFKEPIQVFKMDWINTDEEPDYGYWDYSDIAESLTRNIQEDYSGVVTSNQTYTTTNAKTYTVHHNNVIELIVKGNTDGYYTAGWFITPKGTFNNVTGLYGNNEKPAILISNGQYGISQKIRDVPQIGFKIKGSNISGFTDFKSLGFRSWTWKETY
- a CDS encoding metal-dependent hydrolase, with amino-acid sequence MRYYTHITLGILLYALLVWLLDQPFTIAGILFTAWISIMPDLIERAIGEHRSWGHSIIWLIPVIASFLFNIQMGIAFASGFLGHILLDTITKKGVAFLYPFKKTRMVMPKKEKSRIQTGNKQEKALCLVLLLLLVPLAYGVVYGMPEYGILADGNNSTLKKTNSSNALSDFIDKITGNLKNNGTKSSNYKTGSSNYTPYTKTNAVDKTTDKVTDNTNNNDNNDDTDNLIDWLTDNQDNNTNNNQNTTNQTNQTNNETDNNQDLLDMLDPLFDDLTGAAGGDDIEQNITMEDDSQDYIPDSYDPGYNPDADYWDDSGDYSDSEDDGGFFFFMIVPLIKVVL
- the hjc gene encoding Holliday junction resolvase Hjc — translated: MKSELMTPKQIKRMGIKHEQDLVKLFKDNDFSACRLAASGISNPDIFAADGEQTLILEVKTSHTSLIRVRSKQVYTLRTFAQRFKAKAYIAAKFLNRSNWRFVELQYLNVGIKGFSLDYNTAELKGITFNELISNESQTKLI